GCTGATTTGGTAGAACAGGCTAGGCTTGAGTTTGGACAATAAAACATTCTGGAGGTCGTAACAATGACAGTCGCCAAGAATCGAGCCGACCGAGTAATGCTTTATGACATTAGCTGGGAACAGTTTGAAAATCTTCTAAAAGACTTGGGAGAGCATCGGGCAGCAAGGTTAGCTTACGATCGCACTACCTTAGAAATTATGACACATTTACCTGAACATGAATATTACAAAGAGGTAATTAGTATTGCAGTTCAAGATATCGCTGAAGAGTTGGCTATAGACTATGAAAGTTATGGCTCGACTACCTGGAAGCGAGAAAGCCGAATGGCAGGGGTAGAATCAGATAACTGCTTCTATTTCCAGAATGAAGCTGCGATTCGGGGTAGATTGAATCTGGATTTGAGACAAGACCCACCGCCTGATTTGGCACTGGAAATTGATGTTACCAGTAAGTCTTTAAATCGTTTTCCCATTTATGCCTGCCTGGGAGTACCAGAACTATGGTGTTAAGCTGCTACGCATCTAAATTTAATAAACGGCATTGCCTTTATTTTTAATCTTGCGCTCCCATTTAATAATAAGGCCTCCTTCATTTAACAATTTATTTAACAAATCTTCTAGCTGTGATACTGACTCAAACAATCTATGAGCTATATATTCTTTTGCTGAATGCCAAACCAATTCTATTAAATTATAATCTGGGCTATAAGGTGGTAGAAATTCCAGGATAATATTTGGCATTTCCTCTTTGATATAAGCTAAAATATCTTTTCTTTTATGAAAGCTAGCATTGTCTAGAATAATCACTATTTTTGCCGAACAATCATTGAAGTTATCAATTAGATTACCTTGCTCTACCCATTCCTGTAAGAGAAAGTTGTTCAAAGATTTAAGCTGCTCATAAAATACATCTGCATTTCCCTTTTTTATCACAAAATTAATTCTCTTTTTGTCGTGATAACGTAACCCTCCCATAATATTTACTCTTCCTCTTCTCCTTTGCCCTGTGATTTTTCTTCTTGTACCTTTTTTACCCCAATTTTTTCTTCTTATTACTCTTAAACTGAATCCGCTTTCATCCCAAAACCATACCTGCAAACGCTCTGGTGCAACATTTGTTATTCTTAAATATTCTGATAATTTTTCTTTAAATGCCTTACGTATTTCAGGATTCTGTTTATCCTCTAGGCTATACTTTGCCCAAAGGTAAACGTACTTTTTTCGCTCTAATATTCTCCTAACTTGAGAGCCACTTAATTTAATTCCTGTTTCCTCTTCCATATAAGTTGCACATCTAGCTGCTGTCCATCGACCAAATTCATATCCATATTCTACTGGGTCTTTTTCAATTATTTTTAATAGCAATTCTTCATATTCTTTGGTAACTTTACGGAAATTACCTTCTCTTCTTCCATCTAAAAAACTTTCTAGATTATCTGGGTCTCCGTGAACAGCCCAATATGCTACTGTTGGATATGCAATATCTAAAAACTTACTAATCTCGTGATAGGTTTTTCCATCATTCATTAATAATAAAATCAGAATCTTTTCTCTTACGTAGGGATTTTCATGCTCTTTTAGCGTTTTTAATAGCCGTTCCTTTTGCTGTTCAGAAAGATGATTTTTTGCTGGCATAGGTGGCTGATATAAGATTAATTCCTTAATCTCATATTATACAATCAAGATGCGTAACAGCTTATGATTCCGGTGAACTCAAGATTTATCTCCTACAAAATGGGGAATATGTCGAGTCAGAGAAGAGTCTGGTGTTTCCTACTTTAGCAATTCGGGATCTGCCGAAACTGATTGAGCAAAATCGGGCAAATGGCAGACGGGCAATTCGTCAGGCGGTTCGGGAATGGGTGAAGATTGAACTACCCAATCAACCTAATTCATAATTACGAATTACGAATTAGTATCAACTTCCTCCTATATTCATCGCTGTTAAAAAAGCCTTTTGGCTCACATCTCTATAAACTGTATTTAAATACTTCATTACCACATCACTTGAAGTTGAATTTACTGAATTTTCCTCTTCTTTCGCAAGAGGGATTGCTCCTAATACATCTAATACCGTCTCACTTGTGGACGGTGCAATTACTACCAAGGATGACTCTAATGGCTCATTATATTGCCAGAAAGAATCAACTTTTACCAAGTATTTGTTATTAGGAATTGACTGTTGAATATCGGGCGTTTCTGTAGTGTTTGGTTCAATCTTGGCACTACGTAATTGACGTAAATCGCTGATAATTTGCTCTTTGGTGCGTCCGCGCAATTGAAATAGTACAAAGGGGTCTTCACTGAAGCGATCGCCTAACTGATAGTATATTGCACCAATATGTTTACAGGGATTTGCTTTGTCAGGACAAGAGCATTTACTCTGGACATCAGCCAGGGTAAAAGGAAATATCGAAAGGCCATTAGCCGTAAAGACTTCTTCTATATTTTGTGGCATTTCTCCTGCTAGTAGCTTGGCAGCAAAAATTGCCCTTTGGGACATGGTTTCAATTACATAGCCCCATTGTTCATCAGTAAATGGTTCAAGGGAAAGGGAAACTTTATATGGTTCAACTTCACTACCTTGCACCCTAGCTAATACTTTTGCACCTTTAAATTCGATACTCAAAACGTTTCCTTGACGAGCATAATTTCTCGCACGTTCTAAACGCTTTTTAAAACGATAGGAATCTAGCAAATCTAGCCATTGTTGTGACCACCATTCTCGACTTGCTTGTAATGTGTAATTAGTCATAAATTGATTTAAAAACTTAGTAGTGTGCTGCACCAATTTTTGCGAGTTGGTAGTGAGCGATTTATCGCTCAATTCAAGGACTAAAGTCCTTACCCTTCGGGTTCGTTAGTCGCTCATGGGGTAAACTACCTTGGCGTTAGTCTCTCCCTTTGGGAGAAGACCACGCTAACTCACTACAAACTTATTCTGTATCATCGTCAATTACTGCACTGCGATCGAGTAGTAGTAAGTTACGAAGTTGGTCTGTATCCATTTCTGTTAACCACTCTTCACCCGCACCTACAACTTGTTCTGCTAGTTGTTTCTTACTTTCAATCATGTCATGAATTTTTTCTTCTAAAGTGCCAGTGCAAACAAACTTATGTACTTGTACATTCCGGGTTTGACCAATCCGAAATACTCGGTCTGTGGCTTGATTTTCCACGGCTGGATTCCACCATCTATCAAAGTGGAATACATGATTGGCACGTGTTAAATTCAGTCCTACTCCACCTGCTTTTAGAGAAAGAATCATAATCGGTGGTCCTTGGGGATCGTGTTGGAAACGATCGATCATTTCCTCACGTTGTTTTTTACTGGTGCTGCCATATAAAAAGAATATTTCTCGCCCAAGCTGTTTTTCTAAATAGGGTTTAAGTAACTTACCCCATTCAGCAAATTGTGTGAAGATTAAAGCTCTATCGCCTTCTGCTAAAACTTCTTCTAACATTTCTTCTAGCCGCAGAAGTTTGGCTGAATTATGTTGATCTAATGTTGCCTGTTTCAAATATTGGGCTGGGTGATTGCAGATTTGTTTGAGTTTAATTAGTAAAGCCAAAATCATCCCCCGACGTTGCAATCCTTCAGCAGATTCTATTTCTACTAAAGATTGTTCGACAACTTGTTGATAAAGTGCAGCTTGTTCACCAGTTAAACCGCAAAATACGGTCATTTCTTGCTTATCTGGCAAGTCTTGAATGATGTCGCGATCGCTTTTCAATCGCCGCAGTATAAATGGTTGCACTAATGAACGTAATTGGCCCAAAGAAGCCGTATCACCATACTTTTCTATTGGCATGGCAAATCGACGCTGAAAAAATTGCTTATTGCCTAAATATCCGGGATTGAGAAAATCTAAAATAGACCATAATTCTTGCAGTCTATTTTCTACTGGTGTCCCCGTCAATGCAATACGAAATGTAGCTTCTAATTGCCGCACTGCTTTTGACTGTTTCGCCTCTGGATTTTTCACATTCTGGGCTTCGTCTAAAACAATTATCTGCCAAGAGACACTTTGCAATGACTTGATATCTCGATGAAGAAGCGAATAGCTGGTAACGATTAAATCGTGTTTTTTTACGGCTTCTAAAAATGCTTTACCTTTTGGACGCTTGTCACCGTGATATTGCAAAATTTTCAAGCTGGGTGCAAATTTATTGACTTCCCTTTCCCAGTTGCCTAAAACCGAAGTTGGGCAAACTAGCAGTGTTGGATTTTCGAGTGCATCCTGTTCTTTTAGATGTAGCAGAAAGGCGATAAATTGGACAGTGTTATGGCAAATAATATTATTAGCAACAAAATTGTGATGTTCGCTAACTTCAAAGTCATAAACCCATCCCTCATAATCTATCTCTTCTATAGATTCAATCCGGCAATAAAATACCTCTTGATCGAGAAGACATTGCAAAGACTGTCTTGTTAAGCTCAACTGTTCTACATCTAGCTTGCTATATGCTGACAAAGTTTGAGTTGTCCATTTAGAAGGTTTTAGTAGCTGATATTGTTCTTGGGCTTCTCCACTAATCATGCGGTTCATCCCAGCTATTACTCGCTGTAAACTATCTCTAGAAAATTGCTGTGAACCATTAATGTAAACAGTGTTGTGCATCCCAAAATGCCGCAATGGGAGTCCCGTTGCTATGACTGTTTTGGCAACCATATCAGAAGCAGGAATTCCTTCAATATTTGTGTTGCTGACTAGTTGACAAATTTGCTCTAACTTACTCTGTTTTTCTGAATTATCGAAACCAATTTCTTGCAGAAATCTGCGAGCCGAATTTCCTCCAATTACACCAATATAGTATGTGCGGAAAGTGCGAGTTCCATTAGTGGTACATTTCAGTTTGGGCGATATTCGTAACCAAATACCGAAGCGTCGCAACAGTGCAGAAAGTTGCTGAATTAGTAAAGCTGAAGCTGTAGAAATCTCAATACTCCGCATACTAAAAAGAACGGCAGACTCAGCATCGAAATAGTTTTGTAAAAATATCCGCACACTATCCAAATCTGCCTGCATGATGAAGGGCGGAATAGATTTTTCTGCCGATAGTTTACCCCAAACATAACCTTTAGCTTCTAAGAATTCCCGATAGGCTTGGCTATTAACTCGAAGAGAAGCAACTCTGTTAGGGAAAGTAGAGATATTAGGGCTGTTAATTTTGAGGTTATAGCGCTTTTGAATGCGTTGGCAAGTCTGGAGTAAATCCTCTAGTACTCTGGTGTCTTTTTGGGATATTGTGACTCTTCCCACATCGGTTAGTTCATGCCCTTCAGCAATCTGCCAAGCGAGAAACTTGACTAAATCATGGTCTTGTGGTTTTCCATTCCAAAGGGTTTTACCTGGTACACAAACGTAATCACCCACCTGTAAGTTATTTGTCCAACCTTTACTTGTCAGCAGTTTGTGACGATGAGTAATAGTGATACTATTACCATCTTCTAGAGTGATTTTTCGTAATTTTTCGCTAACTTGCTGCCGATACAACCGCCTGATATTAGCTGGGACTATTTTGCCTGTTGTTTCATCTATAGAATTAACTATTAATTCCTCTGTGGGGTTAGTCCAAAATCCTTCGCCGTCAAACTCTGTTTCTCCAGCGTGAGTTTTCCAGATTGTCTCGGCTGTGCGTAACAGTCCATTTACATTTACTAGAGTATCATTCGCTACGCATTTACCGAGTCCCATATCGTCGGCGAGACACGCACCTAAGCCCCAACGTTCCAAGAAAGACAGCCAAGCAGCGCCTCGTTCTTGATAAGGTCGCAATTGCCCTTTAAAGCCTGCTGGTGTGGGTAAAGGTGCGATCGCTTGATTATTATTTAATGCCCCAATCAACTCTTGCAATGCGCCAGATGCATCAAAGCTGACCACTGGTAACTTTTCAATTGCCTGAGTATCTCCTGTACTCAGACGCAAAGCGTCTTCCAGGGAAAGCGCCATTTGGTCTTTGCGAGTGGTAAAAAATGTTTGGGCTGTTTTAATGTCTTGGGGGCGTAATTCTACCCACTCGCCATTAATTTCCACTAGCGGACTATTTAAAGCCACAAGTTTATCAAATTCAGCTTTGGAGATAGTTTGTCCACCAATTGCTAATTGCCATTGGAAATTTAGTAGACTCTGCAACCCTAAACGTCCCTGCTTTCCTTTTGGGGTTTCGGCTGTAATTTTCAAACCCAAACGATTCGCCCATCCTTCCCGATTCGCTAAACTAGGAGGCAAAATAACTCCTAAACCACTGTCTTCCAACCTCCAAGCTACAGCTTTGATAAACTCATAAGCTTGAATGGGGGTAAGACGAGAAGATTGGGGATATTCCGTTTCAAAGCTGGGTGCGATCGCTGGATACAATCGAGAAGCTACCCCCAAACCTCGCAAAAATGTTTCTTGTGGTTGGTCAATTGTCCGATTTTCATAAACCAATCTTTCAACTGGATTGTTCCAAATAGTCGCCGCATCCACTAAAAACTCAGGATCATCAGCCGCTTGCAGAAAATATGCCAATGTCCAATCTGTTTCGCCAGATTCAGGAGAACGCAGTTGAAAACAGGTACGAAATAGAGTTTTAAGAGTTAATTGGTATTGTAGCGGCATAGTCCAGGCCTTCAATGCCGCTTCCAATCGTTCCACTTCAATGGCATCTGCATTAACTGTATGAGATGCACTAGTTAACGCTTGCAACCACTGTCGCACCCCACCTGGTAAAGATGCAGGTTGAGAACCCGTCATTTCTCGCACTTGGGCATCTATCGTACTGTTAAGAAATCCCAAAAGTAATTCTTGAGGTTCGATGGGGAAGTTTACATAAGATAGGGACTGGGGATTAGGGATTGGGGATTGGGAAAACTCTTCTCCAGTCCCCATTCCCTCTTGATAAGTGCGGCAAACCAACGGCATGGTTGCAGAAAATTTTTCTAGGCGGGTTCCATCTACAGCACTATCTAGAAGTACTTGCCATTTAGCAGCAAATGCACCATCTGATTGTTGGTCAATTGTTGGTAAAAACTTACATCGTGAGATTAAATCTAAACTCCAACGGGCAACTTGCGACCAAAAGCGTAAATCTCCACCTAAAAAGGCATCTTCCCCTTTAGCAGCATTTAAGGGAACAGCAGCGAGAAATTTTACTGCTTCGCTGGGGTTGAGACAAAAACCCTCAACTCGCCACGGTTGCAAATATTGCGGGGAGTCTGTATTTTCCCCCAAGCTGGCAGAATGTATAGGGAAAATTGCTACTGTTCCTTCGCTATTAACTTCTGGGATATAAGTTGGTAGGGCAATGATTTGAGAGTGCGTTGGCAAACTGATCTCAGTGGCACTGGCGGCTTTGCGTGTTTGCCCAGTAGTTGCGAATGCAACTTGGGGTTTCTGGATGAAGTTGGTAATTGCCATATTCTGGGAATGCAGCCACTCACTCAACTCAACCGATGTCATTGCCAATGGATGTAGTGCTATGTCTCCAGATTCATTAGACTCGGAATTTACTCGTGGCGATCGCCAAGTTTCCCCCCAAATAAATAAACAACCATTTTGATTTTTTAGTAACCAATTACAGTGTAAAATCGCCATTTGCTAACTACTCAAATTTTCCCAAAACTCTAGAATTTCAATCACAATTATTCTACTTTTTACATCTTTTCAAGAAGATTTATTGCCCAAATTTCTCATATAATAAATATTTAAGTAATTATTCCACATAAACATTGTTAATAATGAATTTTCCCCTAGTTAAAGTTTTAAAAAATGGGATATTAGTAGAACTGGATTATATGCATCCTCAAGAGCATGAGGTTGTCAGATCGTTACTCAATGTTGTAATTTCTGAAGGTAAAACCTATCCCCAAAAGCAACCTCTCTCTTCTACAGAATTTTCAGCTTACTGGTTAAGTAAGGATGCCTTTGTTGTCAGGACATCTGTTGTAGATCCTACACACAAGTCAAAAGAAATATTAGGGGCGTTTTATTTAAAGCCAAACTTTCCCGGTCGGTGTAGCCATATTTGCAACGCTGGTTTTATTGTACAACCAGCGTTACGCGGTCAGGGCTTAGGGCGGTTCATGGGAGAGTCTATGCTTTCAATCGCAGCAAACCTGGGCTATGAAGCAGTAATGTTTAATTTGGTCTTTGAGACTAATATACCTTCAATTACACTTTGGCAGTCGTTAGGATTTGAGATTATTGGGCGAATTCCGGGTGCGGCGAAGCTAGAGAATGGGCAGGCGGTTGAGGCGCTAATCCTGTATCACACTTTGGGTTGAATGACTTGTCTATCTTTGTATGTACTAGAAGTCAGCCATAGGGCATAAATGTTAGGATTGCCACAGAAAGAGAATAGCGAAAGAGAAGGAAAAAAAACTGAATGGCAGAAGTTGATAAGTCAATATCCTTCGATGGAAGGGATATTCGACTGAAAGTAGGCCTATTAGCTCCCCAGGCAGGTGGGTCGGTTTTGATAGAATCAGGGGACACATCCGTTTTAGTGACGGCTACGCGATCGCAAGCCAGAGAAGGCATTGATTTTCTTCCCCTTACTGTAGATTATGAAGAAAGGCTATATGCCGCTGGTAGGATTCCCGGCGGGATCATGCGGCGCGAAGGTCGTCCACCAGAAAAAACAATTCTCACCAGCCGTCTTATAGACCGTCCCATGCGTCCTTTGTTCCCCTCATGGCTAAGGGATGACTTGCAAATTATTGCCTTAACGCTGTCGATGGACGAGTTAGTTCCACCCGATGTGTTAGCAGTTACAGGCGCTTCGATTGCTACCCTGATTGCCCAGATTCCTTTTAATGGGCCAATGGCAGCAGTGCGGGTTGGTTTAGTGGGAGATGATTTCATTATTAATCCCACTTATGCAGAAACCGAAGCGGGAGATTTGGATCTGGTAGTAGCAGGTTCACCACATGGCGTAATCATGGTGGAAGCGGGAGCCAATCAGTTGCCAGAGCGAGATATTCTTGAGGCGATTGACTTTGGTTATGAAGCAGTGCGGGACTTAATCAAAGCGCAGCAAGATTTAATTGCAGAATTGGGTCTAGTAATAGTGCAAGAAGCACCACCAGAAGTAGACCAAACGTTAGAAAATTATATCCGTGATCGCGCCAACGGTCAGATTAAGAAAATCCTGTCTCAATTTAGTTTGACCAAACCCGAACGCGATGCAGCTTTAGATGTCGTCAAGGATGAAATTGCCGCGACGATTACTGAACTGCCAGAAGAAGACCCCATTCGAGTTGCCGCAACTGCAAATAAAAAGGCACTTGGTAACACTTTTAAAGATATTACCAAATACTTCATGCGGCGACAAATCATCGAAGATAACGTCCGCGTTGATGGTCGTAAACTCGATCAAGTGCGTCCGGTTTCTTGTTTAGTTGATGTCTTACCAAAGCGAGTCCACGGCAGCGGTTTATTTAACCGAGAACTAACTCAGGTATTATCAACTTGTACTCTGGGTACACCTGGGGATGCTCAAAACCTCAACGATGACATGCAGCTAGATCAGCACAAGCGTTATCTGCATCATTACAACTTCCCCCCCTTCTCAGTCGGTGAAACCAAGCCAATGCGGGCCCCAGGAAGGCGTGAAATTGGTCACGGGGCATTGGCAGAACGAGCGCTAATCCCTGTGCTACCGTCAAAAGAACAATTTCCCTACGTGATTCGCATCGTATCAGAAGTACTTTCTTCCAACGGTTCCACCTCAATGGGTTCAGTCTGCGGTTCCACCCTCGCCCTGATGGATGCTGGTGTACCAATTCTCAAACCCGTTAGTGGCGCGGCAATGGGTCTGATAAAGGAAGGCGACGAAGTACGAGTTCTGACCGATATCCAAGGCATTGAAGACTTTTTGGGCGACATGGACTTCAAAGTTGCCGGGACGGATACCGGGATTACCGCCTTGCAAATGGATATGAAAATCTCCGGTTTGTCTTTGGAGGTGATAGCCCAAGCCGTCCACCAAGCCAAAGCAGCCCGGTTGCATATTCTAGAGAAAATGCTTGCCTGCATTGACACACCACGGACTGAAACTTCACCCTATGCCCCACGTCTGTTAACAATCAAGATTGATTCAGACATGATTGGTTTGGTAATTGGGCCTGGAGGCAAGACTATTAAGGGGATCACAGAGGAAACTGGTGCAAAAATTGACATCGAAGATGATGGCACCGTGACAATTTCCGCTGTGGATGAGAACAAGGCCAAGAGAGCCAGAAATATCATCCAAGGCATGACCCGCAAGTTGCACGAAGGGGATGTCTATGCAGGACGCATTACTCGGATTATACCGATAGGTGCATTTGTGGAATTTTTGCCTGGAAAAGAAGGCATGATCCACATTTCTCAACTAGCTGACTACCGCGTTGGCAAAGTTGAAGATGAAGTAGCGGTGGGCGATGAAGTGATTATCAAAGTGCGCGAAATTGATAACAAAGGTCGGATTAATCTTACCCGCTTGGGTATCCACCCAGATCAAGCAGCAGCAGCAAGAGAGGCTGCGGCGGTGAATCGGTAACTCGATTTGGGATTTTAGATTAGATTAAATCTAAAATCCGCGATGCCTACTGTGAAGGCATCGCCGTATGCTTCTCTAAATTAGTTGCACAAAATTTATTAAGAGAAAGTAATCAGAATCGAATTAATGAAACTGATACCTGTCAATATTTTCAACGACTATGGAATAAATTTACTTGATAATTAACGCTACTTTCTCAGTAGAAACGTAATTTGGCAAGACGTGATTCAATTTTGCTTCGTTGAGATGCAGATGATCTGACAACACAGCAGAGATCACATTCCGAAAATCAGTAGTAATAGCCAAGTCCCTACCTTGGTAAAGTTGGGTTGTAGATAGACCAGGCCATTCACCATAAACTTTACCACCGCGAATATTACCACCCAAAACCCACATAACATTCCCGTGACCGTGGTCGGTACCACCATTATCATTTTGCTTGACTGTACGACCAAACTCTGAAATCACAACAATTGTCGTATTCTGGTAAACGCTCCCTAAACCTTCAACTAAAGCGACCAAACCTGAACCCAACTTTTTGAGGTTGCGAGCTAATAGTCCTTGAGTGCTACCTTGATTGACATGGGTATCCCAACCTCCTAAAGCCATAAACCCTAACTCAATTCTGGGGTCTTTGAGCATTAATTGTGCCAATCGTTGAGCATCGCTGGCGAAGCCATCAGGTGAAGGCGCGCCATTATTCGCCATTTTCATTTCACTATCTAGGTCATTCATGATCGCCTGACGCGCCATCCGTCCCTGTTGATAGGTCTGACTTAAGGCATCATTACCGCCATAAAGTTGGTCAAATGCTGCTGCTAATTGAGGACGATCTATTGGCAGAGGCCTGTTAGCATTTCTTCCTGATGCTATGTTAGCTACAGGCATCCGTCCAGAAAGAATCCAGGGTGTTGTTTCTCCGACACTTACCGCTTGGATGGGTGTTTTTTGAGAAATCACACCTAGTAAACGATTCATCCAACCATCCTGAGTATGTTTATCACCAGGGGTAGCGCTTTCCATGTATTCTTGAGCATCAAAGTGAGAACGAGTTGGATCGGGAGAACCACAAGCATGAACAAAGGCCAAACTCTTCTGTTGCCAAAAGGGCATCAAAGAATCTAATGCTGGATGCAGTCCAAAGCGTCCATCTAAATCTATTACTCCCCCTTCCTTCCCTGGTTGGGGAATAGCAATTTGCGGTCGGGCTTGATAGTAGGCTGTCTCTGAGTAAGGAACCACGACGTTTAAACCGTCTACTGCTCCCCGGAGGAAAATTACAATTAAGCGCTTCTGGTAACTGTTTGGGGTAGCGGATCTAGCTATCCAAGCATTGCTGCTTAGGGCTGTGATTGCGGAAGCTGAAAAAATTCCACCTTGGATTAGGAAGTTACGTCTTTTCATAATTAAAATTACTGAGTTATGGCTGTTTCAAATTCGCTTCTGTGTCTCAGCTAGAACTGCTATGTCAACAACCTAGTTCTAAAGACACTGCTACTTTTAGGGATAAGCTTTAAAGTCAAATGGCACTAAGAAAAGCTCGAAAGCTTGTGTAGCCTCGTTCCCAGCCTCCAGGCTGGGAACCAGTTAGGGCAAACAACCCAGTTCTAATACCTTTTTTCTGGTTTTACCTGCTGAATGTGGGTTCTAAAGACACTGTTATTTTTAGGTGTAAACTTTAAAGCGGTGTTGACCAGACCACTTAATAAGTTGAGTTTTATAACTTGACTAGTGTGTAATTAATGATGCATAAATTCTGGACTGCCCAAAATTAAAGCACTATGAATTTGAGGGGAACTAGAGGCGATCGCTTCCTGCGTTTTTATTGACAAAGAATTACCCAATGTATTGGTTAGTTGCCAAGCATCTACAGGAATACTAGGAGACTTTTGTAAAGGTTTTTGCCCTGCGCCGATTTGCTCCCTCTGTTCTATATTTGCGGGAATAGTTGATAAGGGTAAATTGCCATTAGCGATCGCCACAGCAAAACTGAGGCGGCGATTCATTGCATCAGGATTTAACCACACATCTGCCGTGTTTTTGTAACCATCTGGAGTTTGGCAACCGTATAGAGGCATTCCCAACTGTTGCAGCAGATTGGAGATTGGTTTTGTGTTCTCCACTTCCACACCTGTGGCTCGCACCGCAGAGATCGCATATTGATAGGGTGTTTTAAATTTGGCATTAAAGTTTTTGGCATCCCAGAACTCCCGACTGTGAAATAGGGTGTTGAGAACTTCACGAATATTGCCATCAGTGGCCAGATAACGGTGTGTGAGATTGTTTACCAGAGTCGTTGGGGGAAGATCGCTGACAAAATATTGAGCTATCTGATAGCTGATATGACGTGCAGTTGCCGGACTGTGAGCCAAAATATCTAAAGCTTCCTCTCCTTGGGATTCACCACCACTTTTAATTGTGTGTCCCAGGAAAACTTTGTCACTAAAATCATGACGTTTTGGATTGAAGTAAAATCCGAAAGTATTATCTGTCTGTTGACCAGGACGAATGAAACCCCAACCACTTAAAATCCGCGCCAGAGTAATTACATCTTGCTGAGTATAACCTCCATCTACGCCGAGAGTGTGTAATTCCATCAGTTCGCGGGCGTAGTTCTCATTCAAGCCGCGAATATTACCTTGGGCATCGGGGCGATTGTCAGCCCGATTTTGAAAGTTGTCTAGATAATACTGCATAGCTGGATGATGAGCTGTTGCCCCTAACAGGTCACGAAAGCGACCCAAAGCGTAAGGTCGAATCGCCTGTTGTTCATAAGCTCCTACCCAGAGGCGATCGCGTCCTTTAGCAGCATCCACATTAAAATGGTTATACCAAAAGTCCACCATTACTTCCTGGAGTTGTCGGGGACTACTAGTTG
This Nostoc sp. C052 DNA region includes the following protein-coding sequences:
- a CDS encoding IS630 family transposase, encoding MPAKNHLSEQQKERLLKTLKEHENPYVREKILILLLMNDGKTYHEISKFLDIAYPTVAYWAVHGDPDNLESFLDGRREGNFRKVTKEYEELLLKIIEKDPVEYGYEFGRWTAARCATYMEEETGIKLSGSQVRRILERKKYVYLWAKYSLEDKQNPEIRKAFKEKLSEYLRITNVAPERLQVWFWDESGFSLRVIRRKNWGKKGTRRKITGQRRRGRVNIMGGLRYHDKKRINFVIKKGNADVFYEQLKSLNNFLLQEWVEQGNLIDNFNDCSAKIVIILDNASFHKRKDILAYIKEEMPNIILEFLPPYSPDYNLIELVWHSAKEYIAHRLFESVSQLEDLLNKLLNEGGLIIKWERKIKNKGNAVY
- a CDS encoding SNF2-related protein, whose product is MAILHCNWLLKNQNGCLFIWGETWRSPRVNSESNESGDIALHPLAMTSVELSEWLHSQNMAITNFIQKPQVAFATTGQTRKAASATEISLPTHSQIIALPTYIPEVNSEGTVAIFPIHSASLGENTDSPQYLQPWRVEGFCLNPSEAVKFLAAVPLNAAKGEDAFLGGDLRFWSQVARWSLDLISRCKFLPTIDQQSDGAFAAKWQVLLDSAVDGTRLEKFSATMPLVCRTYQEGMGTGEEFSQSPIPNPQSLSYVNFPIEPQELLLGFLNSTIDAQVREMTGSQPASLPGGVRQWLQALTSASHTVNADAIEVERLEAALKAWTMPLQYQLTLKTLFRTCFQLRSPESGETDWTLAYFLQAADDPEFLVDAATIWNNPVERLVYENRTIDQPQETFLRGLGVASRLYPAIAPSFETEYPQSSRLTPIQAYEFIKAVAWRLEDSGLGVILPPSLANREGWANRLGLKITAETPKGKQGRLGLQSLLNFQWQLAIGGQTISKAEFDKLVALNSPLVEINGEWVELRPQDIKTAQTFFTTRKDQMALSLEDALRLSTGDTQAIEKLPVVSFDASGALQELIGALNNNQAIAPLPTPAGFKGQLRPYQERGAAWLSFLERWGLGACLADDMGLGKCVANDTLVNVNGLLRTAETIWKTHAGETEFDGEGFWTNPTEELIVNSIDETTGKIVPANIRRLYRQQVSEKLRKITLEDGNSITITHRHKLLTSKGWTNNLQVGDYVCVPGKTLWNGKPQDHDLVKFLAWQIAEGHELTDVGRVTISQKDTRVLEDLLQTCQRIQKRYNLKINSPNISTFPNRVASLRVNSQAYREFLEAKGYVWGKLSAEKSIPPFIMQADLDSVRIFLQNYFDAESAVLFSMRSIEISTASALLIQQLSALLRRFGIWLRISPKLKCTTNGTRTFRTYYIGVIGGNSARRFLQEIGFDNSEKQSKLEQICQLVSNTNIEGIPASDMVAKTVIATGLPLRHFGMHNTVYINGSQQFSRDSLQRVIAGMNRMISGEAQEQYQLLKPSKWTTQTLSAYSKLDVEQLSLTRQSLQCLLDQEVFYCRIESIEEIDYEGWVYDFEVSEHHNFVANNIICHNTVQFIAFLLHLKEQDALENPTLLVCPTSVLGNWEREVNKFAPSLKILQYHGDKRPKGKAFLEAVKKHDLIVTSYSLLHRDIKSLQSVSWQIIVLDEAQNVKNPEAKQSKAVRQLEATFRIALTGTPVENRLQELWSILDFLNPGYLGNKQFFQRRFAMPIEKYGDTASLGQLRSLVQPFILRRLKSDRDIIQDLPDKQEMTVFCGLTGEQAALYQQVVEQSLVEIESAEGLQRRGMILALLIKLKQICNHPAQYLKQATLDQHNSAKLLRLEEMLEEVLAEGDRALIFTQFAEWGKLLKPYLEKQLGREIFFLYGSTSKKQREEMIDRFQHDPQGPPIMILSLKAGGVGLNLTRANHVFHFDRWWNPAVENQATDRVFRIGQTRNVQVHKFVCTGTLEEKIHDMIESKKQLAEQVVGAGEEWLTEMDTDQLRNLLLLDRSAVIDDDTE
- a CDS encoding SWIM zinc finger family protein encodes the protein MTNYTLQASREWWSQQWLDLLDSYRFKKRLERARNYARQGNVLSIEFKGAKVLARVQGSEVEPYKVSLSLEPFTDEQWGYVIETMSQRAIFAAKLLAGEMPQNIEEVFTANGLSIFPFTLADVQSKCSCPDKANPCKHIGAIYYQLGDRFSEDPFVLFQLRGRTKEQIISDLRQLRSAKIEPNTTETPDIQQSIPNNKYLVKVDSFWQYNEPLESSLVVIAPSTSETVLDVLGAIPLAKEEENSVNSTSSDVVMKYLNTVYRDVSQKAFLTAMNIGGS
- a CDS encoding Uma2 family endonuclease, which produces MTVAKNRADRVMLYDISWEQFENLLKDLGEHRAARLAYDRTTLEIMTHLPEHEYYKEVISIAVQDIAEELAIDYESYGSTTWKRESRMAGVESDNCFYFQNEAAIRGRLNLDLRQDPPPDLALEIDVTSKSLNRFPIYACLGVPELWC